From Plasmodium knowlesi strain H genome assembly, chromosome: 6, one genomic window encodes:
- a CDS encoding SICAvar, type I, with protein MADPGTTGTGTGGGTTPLWQEWMKQALTNGKLKKDGNITEVLRARLDALFVKLKEELNTGEARETKGLCADMDQLVKRRMGNEDASLKVLCKGMVGVRYFVSGLKTQNKKVQVEQNIEDADWYPRCLVGMVALSEIYGDHCDLGRVINLFQTQMDAELKGHLNKGSSSAHSSYFDKCKNITPEDITLGKSILGSEIKTWVQEDKGRAKAYETEKKEYDRLKTKAPAAPGLIAPKNSSALRVGGVMHDADSLCKSSAGSERTSDERKQQLQKNTGSMAKFFGMNVGTTQGSSGNASNPFDALVDENLKLEQNTLENVLKTAFDASTGEVNTNKINDVVKNITNASHQVQAENCIHQKKDNGKDPKPLCDRLRCMKYLWTQTDPPSGQAGGTTTTKDFWEEKVRALWKELSDEMVQANGTEAGIEDCEEVSNGNNGSGKRDATHSEKTACNYLYAGFNKLYEGPTPEAATTSARTTSSSPTGDVLKDNPSFRQTMGCFLLHSYAKYMKDKAICNIDKGIEKAFKLGDELSDGTANANCNTSSGKGPCVPCQWDKNNKLDSCLQNIRIIGTTGSEETAKKKVEDIFKEGNKDKNIPPMLSNINTMSTLCDHMECIASHLNSPSAQSTASTFWDATGEVHRLWQVLSTAMITEGETEQDDCGQMEDSTGTARLPTTPEKKACNYLHAGFTKLKKLSSSIKNDGTNYPTLHRDPSFAQTVGCFLLHSYAKQMEDKANCLVESGIKKAFETAGKDLKGGQCKWDDEEYDDCQITTIATSGTTKTKVKEKLNAVQSQITNTLTPTMKDMNETKSLCEKLQCAAGKWFNEHSKHNSGTPTPTKTWCEFWDGAVKNGLQNMFTAIQTTGTTNNTAVCEQFGDENPQSVERKACNHITAGLQHIKEISGNDQLLHQAVDCIALNMYADQIIKKSEDSCPIDKDKIEEMFKKWNNDNSCSGSGNNNCFKCTRHKDFSGCHLSVSDALVETTKNASCNENDKKNVQTQMNKFLNEDKKSPSQFISQVNSTLSTITDITKSSFCTQLQCAAKQYQAKSKNGGTPSWDELWEETGEVKLLWAELSTAMTNTNGNKDNGVQCDKMDDNGSGTGATGTGRTATKPEKKACQYLTLGFNKLKELPDSTTSQTIDDKILSKDPLLRQTVGCILLKEYAKKMEKESKCVINSGLKKAFETAGKSLIGGQCKWDDDDYGKCKISTTNTSGNTTQTAVKDKLTQVKDNIETTAKEILPKINEMKNLCEYIRCAGPKWFKNHSNVNSGTTKNTWCDFWGEEGVKPTLKAMFDNVAQNGIDKSKQTNSICNDFGDENPQSVERKACNHITAGLDYINTITGDTTTQNGNKDDDKFFKQSMMCAALNLYATKIREESNKFCPIDESKIKEMFAAGNGNKGSSCSISGGSVGNNNNCFTCERKEDFKDCDLLVDKELIGTSQPPDPNCNDNEENKKVQEKMNKLLQADLKMQPTLSTINKMDDNFCTQLQCAAKKWNSIKKKNLNPTWDDIESGAKDELTELIKQMTVGQTKSEITKYCNDKEWDNFGHKEKQTNKAACLLFAAGLKHIYTHGNGRVNGPSFGQTMGCLFLKEYAKQLQTMANKKKKGDSWVHPHCSIEDGINHAFGKSSEIMQDTSPCKDTNGTNSCFVCIQKKDDYKNCSIGTDKVQNKVEPLLQSEQSHMEKTLENTVCPILLTDLLTPFLPLAPVSIGLSAMAYYLWKYFGPLGKGGARFRRSPAEIPGPSVQEQVLDHADEGASHEYRLVKERKPRSAPTRTKRSGPVNRRTIIEIHFEVLDECQKGDTQLNQKDFLELLVQEFMGSKFMEEEQVPKEEVLMEGVLMEGVPMESVPMEGVPNLGSGLLV; from the exons ATGGCAGACCCGGGTACAACGGGCACTGGTACCGGTGGTGGTACAACGCCATTGTGGCAAGAATGGATGAAGCAGGCGTtgacaaatggaaaattgaagaaggaTGGGAACATTACA GAGGTACTTCGGGCGCGTCTGGATGCCCTATTCGTGAAATTGAAGGAGGAGTTGAATACTGGGGAAGCCCGTGAAACAAAGGGACTATGTGCGGACATGGATCAATTAGTGAAGAGGCGGATGGGGAATGAAGACGCAAGTTTAAAAGTACTCTGTAAGGGCATGGTGGGTGTCCGATATTTCGTGAGTGGGCTGAAGACGCAAAATAAGAAGGTCCAAGTTGAACAGAATATTGAAGACGCAGATTGGTATCCACGTTGTTTAGTAGGTATGGTGGCGTTATCCGAAATTTATGGAGATCATTGCGATTTGGGGAGAGTTATAAATCTCTTTCAAACGCAAATGGATGCCGAATTAAAAGGGCACCTGAATAAGGGTTCTAGTTCTGCACATTCGTCCTATTTTGACAAATGTAAAAACATCACTCCTGAAGATATAACGCTCGGTAAATCCATTCTTGGGAGTGAAATTAAAACGTGGGTTCAAGAAGATAAGGGCAGGGCGAAGGCATATGAAacagagaagaaggaatacgATAGACTGAAGACTAAGGCACCGGCAGCGCCAGGGTTAATTGCCCCTAAGAATTCGTCTGCCCTCCGGGTAGGAGGAGTAATGCATGATGCGGATAGTTTATGTAAAAGTTCGGCGGGCAGTGAGCGAACATCAGATGAAAGGAAACAGCAGTTACAGAAGAATACCGGGAGCATGGCAAAGTTCTTCGGAATGAATGTGGGCACCACTCAAGGTAGTAGTGGTAATGCATCAAATCCATTCGACGCTTTAGTAGATGAAAACTTAAAATTAGAACAAAATACTTTAGAAAATGTACTGAAGACCGCATTTGACGCCAGTACTGGTGAAGTTAACACtaacaaaataaacgacGTGGTAAAGAACATAACGAATGCATCTCACCAAGTACAAG CTGAAAATTGCATCCATCAGAAAAAGGATAACGGAAAGGACCCGAAACCTCTCTGTGATCGCTTAAGATGTATGAAATATTTATGGACACAGACGGATCCTCCATCAGGACAAGCAGGAGGAACGACAACTACG AAAGACTTTTGGGAAGAGAAGGTAAGGGCGCTGTGGAAAGAACTTTCTGATGAAATGGTGCAAGCAAATGGCACAGAAGCAGGAATAGAGGACTGTGAAGAAGTGTCAAATGGAAATAATGGCAGCGGCAAGAGGGATGCAACTCATTCTGaaaagacggcatgcaattatttgtatGCAGGCTTCAACAAACTGTACGAAGGTCCGACACCGGAGGCGGCGACGACGTCGGCGCGGACGACGTCGTCGTCGCCGACAGGCGACGTCTTAAAggacaacccatcgtttagacaaacgatgggttgttttttacttcattcctatgcaaaatatatgaaagaCAAAGCAATTTGTAATATTGATAAAGGGATAGAGAAGGCATTCAAACTGGGAGATGAACTCAGTGATGGTACTGCTAATGCTAATTGCAATACTTCCAGTGGCAAGGGAccttgtgtcccttgccaatgggataaaaacaacaaattGGACAGTTGCCTTCAGAATATTAGAATAATTGGCACAACTGGCTCTGAGGAGACtgcaaagaagaaagtgGAGGACATCTTCAAGGAAGGCAACAAGGACAAAAACATTCCGCCAATGCTATCTAACATAAATACCATGTCCACTTTATGTGACCATATGGaatgtatagcatcccaTTTAAATTCCCCAAGTGCACAATCAACTGCG AGCACATTTTGGGATGCGACTGGCGAGGTCCATAGGTTGTGGCAAGTATTGTCAACAGCAATGATCACAGAGGGCGAAACGGAGCAGGATGATTGTGGTCAAATGGAAGATAGCACTGGCACTGCCAGACTTCCTACCACccctgaaaagaaggcatgcaattatttgcatgccggcttcacCAAATTAAAGAAACTTTCCTCGTCCATAAAGAATGACGGCACTAACTACCCAACTCTGCATAGAGATCCATCGTTTgcacaaacagtgggttgttttttacttcattcgtatgcaaaacaaatggaagacAAAGCGAATTGTTTAGTGGAAtcaggaattaaaaaagctTTCGAGACTGCTGGtaaagatttaaaggggggacaATGCAAATGGGATGATGAGGAATATGACGACTGCCAAATTACCACAATTGCCACAAGTGGCACAACCAAAACGAAAGTAAAGGAGAAGTTAAATGCAGTACAATCCCAAATTACTAACACCTTAACTCCCACCATGAAAGACATGAACGAAACAAAGTCTTTATGTGAAaaactccaatgtgccgcAGGGAAGTGGTTCAATGAGCACAGTAAGCATAACAGTGGTACTCCTACTCCTAcgaagacttgg tgtgaatTTTGGGATGGCGCTGTTAAGAACGGATTGCAGAATATGTTTACAGCAATTCAGACGACTGGAACAACCAACAATACTGCTGTATGTGAACAGTTTGGGGATGAGAATCCGCaaagtgttgaaagaaaagcttgtaatcatatcacagcaggtttaCAACACATTAAGGAAATTAGTGGTAATGACCAACTGCTCCATCAAGCAGTTgattgtattgctcttaacatgtacgctgatcaaataattaaaaaatctgAAGATTCATGTCCCATTGATAAGgacaaaatagaagaaatgtttaaaaaatggaataatgaTAATTCATGTTCTGGTAGTGGTAATAATAATTGTTTCAAATGCACAAGGCATAAGGACTTTAGTGGTTGCCACCTGAGCGTCTCGGACGCTCTGGtggaaacaacaaaaaatgcAAGTTGCAATGAgaacgacaaaaaaaatgtccaaactcaaatgaacaaattcctCAACGAAGACAAAAAATCCCCATCCCAATTCATCTCCCAAGTGAATTCCACCTTATCTACTATCACTGACATTacaaaatcttctttctgtactcaactccaatgtgcagcaaaacaataccaagcaaaaagcaaaaatggaggaacaccatcttgg GACGAATTGTGGGAGGAGACTGGCGAAGTGAAACTACTGTGGGCAGAATTGTCCACAGCAATGACGAATACAAATGGGAACAAAGACAACGGAGTTCAATGTGATAAAATGGATGATAATGGCAGTGGCACTGGTGCCACTGGCACTGGCAGAACTGCCACCAAAccggaaaaaaaggcatgccAATATCTTACATTAGGTTTCAACAAACTAAAGGAACTACCAGATTCCACAACGTCTCAAACCATTGACGACAAAATCCTGTCTAAGGACCCATTGTtgagacaaacagtgggttgtatccttcttaaagaatatgcaaagaaaatggaaaaagaatcCAAGTGTGTTATCAATTCCGGCTTAAAGAAGGCTTTCGAGACTGCTGGTAAAAGTTTAATTGGGGGACAATGCAAATGGGATGACGACGACTATGGCAAATGCAAAATTAGTACAACTAACACATCTGGCAACACAACTCAAACGGcagtaaaggacaaattaacACAAGTTAAGGACAATATTGAGACCACCGCAAAAGAGATTCTAccgaaaataaatgaaatgaagaacttATGCGAATACATTAGATGCGCcggacccaaatggttcaaaaacCACAGTAACGTTAATAGTGGTACTACTAAGAacacttgg tgtgacttttggggggaggaaggcGTCAAACCAACATTGAAAGCGATGTTCGACAACGTCGCTCAGAATGGAATTGACAAATCGAAGCAAACTAATAGTATATGCAATGACTTTGGTGATGAAAATCCACaaagtgttgaaagaaaagcttgtaatcatatcacagcaggtttaGACTACATTAACACAATTACAGGTGATACCACCACTCAGAACGGTAATAAGGATGATGACAAGTTCTTTAAACaatctatgatgtgcgcagcacttaaccTATACGCAACTAAAATAAGAGAAGAGTCGAACAAAttttgtcccattgatgaatctaaaataaaggaaatgtTTGCTGCAGGGAATGGAAATAAAGGTTCTTCGTGCTCGATCTCAGGGGGTAGTGttggtaataataataattgttttacgtgtgaaaggaaagaagactTTAAGGATTGCGACCTCCTCGTTGATAAAGAACTCATTGGAACATCACAACCACCAGATCCAAATTGCAATGAtaacgaagaaaataaaaaagtccaagagaaaatgaacaaactcCTCCAAGCTGACCTCAAAATGCAACCAACATTATCcaccataaataaaatggacgacaatttctgtactcaactccaatgtgcagcaaaaaaatggaattcgataaaaaaaaaaaatctaaacCCCACTTGG GATGACATCGAAAGTGGCGCCAAGGATGAATTAACTGAACTTATAAAACAAATGACGGTAGGTCAGACTAAATCGGAAATTACCAAATACTGTAACGACAAGGAATGGGATAATTTTggccataaagaaaaacaaacaaataaagcagcttgtttgctttttgctgcaggattaaagcacatttatacccACGGTAATGGCCGTGTTAacggcccatcgtttggacaaacgatgggttgtttatttcttaaagagtatgcaaaacaattgcaaacaatggcaaacaagaagaaaaaaggagatagttgggtacatccccaTTGTAGCATAGAGGATGGTATAAATCACGCTTTTGGTAAGAGTAGTGAAATTATGCAGGACACATCTCCATGCAAAGATACTAATGGtactaattcttgttttgtgtgcatacaaaaaaaagacgatTATAAGAATTGCTCCATTGGCACTGACAAAGTACAGAACAAAGTGGAACCACTACTCCAATCGGAACAATCCCATATGGAAAAAActttagagaatacagtctgtcccatccttcttacggatctccttaccccttttcttcctttggctcctgtgtccattggcctttctgctatggcttattacctttggaag tattttggtcctcttggtaaaggaggagcacgtttcagaagatctcctgctgaaattcctggtccatcagtacaagaacaagtcctcgatcatgcgGATGAAGGTgcttcacatgaatatcgattggtgaaggaacgaaaacctcgttctgctccaacgagaacgaaacgttctggtcccgtgaatcgtcgaacgattattgaaattcattttgaagtgttggacgaatgtcaaaaaggggacacacaattgaaccagaaggattttctggaacttttggttcaagaattcatgggatccaaatttatggaagaagaacaggttcctaaggaagaggttcttatggaaggggttcttatggaaggggttcctatggaaagtgttccaatggaaggtgttccaaatttaggttccgggttactggtttag